Proteins encoded together in one Riemerella anatipestifer window:
- a CDS encoding porin family protein: MKKIFFLTLISISAMASAQFRIKDRMDRMEGIDDKKLSYGFFLNGSQNDYKMVLDPKYGTRGNKNLVSSKPTYSFGAGLIGRMRLNKNLDLRLEPGMQFIERDLYFDTQVNSIYATDAKAPFTPKTLTEEDKVRKIKATTIDIPLLLEIHADRWFNSRPYAAAGINWLVNLQSNSGSEDDNAHGTFRSTTHNFGYSAEIGIQFYFSKFKLTPAFRGTFTMGNELVRDNANTPPYWTSALTSTQGRSFMFVLKFE; this comes from the coding sequence ATGAAAAAGATATTTTTTTTAACTCTCATTAGTATTTCTGCCATGGCTTCTGCACAGTTCAGAATAAAAGATAGAATGGACAGAATGGAAGGCATTGATGATAAAAAGCTCAGCTACGGTTTTTTCCTTAATGGTAGCCAAAACGATTATAAAATGGTGCTAGACCCTAAATATGGTACTAGAGGAAATAAGAACTTAGTTTCTTCCAAACCTACTTATAGCTTTGGGGCAGGATTGATAGGAAGAATGAGACTCAACAAAAACCTAGATTTAAGACTAGAGCCAGGTATGCAATTTATAGAAAGAGACCTGTATTTTGACACCCAAGTTAATAGCATCTACGCTACTGATGCCAAGGCTCCATTCACTCCAAAAACACTTACCGAAGAAGATAAAGTGAGAAAGATTAAGGCAACTACAATAGATATTCCACTTTTATTAGAAATACACGCTGATAGATGGTTTAACTCTAGACCTTACGCAGCGGCTGGTATCAACTGGCTAGTTAATTTACAATCTAACTCTGGCAGTGAAGATGATAACGCCCACGGTACTTTCCGTAGCACCACTCATAACTTTGGTTATTCAGCAGAGATAGGTATTCAGTTTTATTTCAGTAAATTTAAACTTACACCAGCTTTTAGAGGAACTTTTACTATGGGTAATGAACTCGTGAGAGATAATGCCAACACTCCACCTTACTGGACGTCTGCACTCACCTCTACCCAAGGAAGAAGTTTTATGTTTGTGCTAAAATTTGAATAA
- the mtgA gene encoding monofunctional biosynthetic peptidoglycan transglycosylase, producing MFKLIKRILFLIILINILTLIGGRFFNPIITITQIEGLVKFHKLDRDYIPFSEMGNNVKKAVIASEDQNFYTHNGFDFKAIERAMKHNEKGKSIQGGSTISQQTAKNIFLWNGRSWVRKGLEAVYTFIIEKIWSKDIILERYLNSIEMGQGVFGVEAASQYYFNKSSKDLTKSEAAWIAAVLPNPKKYDPKNPTPYLNRKHKWIMRQMNFISLK from the coding sequence ATGTTTAAATTAATTAAAAGAATACTATTTTTAATCATTCTTATAAACATACTAACACTAATTGGAGGTAGGTTTTTCAACCCTATTATTACTATCACTCAGATAGAAGGCTTAGTAAAATTTCACAAGCTGGATAGAGATTATATACCGTTCTCTGAAATGGGAAACAATGTAAAAAAAGCCGTTATAGCCTCCGAAGATCAAAATTTTTACACTCATAATGGTTTCGATTTTAAAGCCATTGAAAGAGCAATGAAACACAACGAAAAAGGTAAAAGTATACAAGGCGGTAGCACCATTTCTCAACAAACCGCCAAAAACATCTTCTTATGGAATGGCAGAAGTTGGGTTAGAAAAGGGTTAGAAGCCGTATATACCTTTATTATTGAGAAGATTTGGTCTAAAGATATCATTCTAGAAAGATACCTCAATTCCATAGAAATGGGACAAGGCGTTTTTGGGGTAGAAGCGGCATCGCAGTACTATTTTAATAAATCATCTAAAGACCTTACCAAAAGCGAAGCCGCTTGGATAGCTGCCGTATTGCCTAACCCAAAGAAATACGACCCTAAAAACCCAACACCTTACCTCAATAGAAAGCATAAGTGGATTATGAGGCAAATGAACTTTATCTCTTTAAAATAA
- a CDS encoding recombinase yields MNIFSNRPIESLESLITKYFKFQNETSALEPLSEIFEATKKEGFSHLLNILTENEDLKNNFAHYLKNIFRGRRMVLALTEANILSENSFFAEFKKRVIAKVLPAVEDEDTVSFVIEKILLSSKQNFDFLLNLSEEEKNTFLQIMGFESLFAQKVVQEDLFLSVNILAWRAIGNALDVEVVKMAPEYKNFDNPFIALQNEIDCLLELFQEDPKVQISAKNEHYKQAKVYLSQCLEFIKIAFKNTSKYGLSSKTNQSLMKIRQQLVRISEILPLLVTEEKTTHLEQSRTLVENILRYKSHRNNFSELFADSTLQLSHLITTHTAQAGTHYIAFNYKQYMDMFKKAAGGGIIVGFLCVLKMLYSYSNGSEFTHAFLYSFNYAMGFVLIYLLHYTLATKQPAMTAATMAKVLSEDKNTFKNYTDFADLVSKLFRTQFIAFVGNVLLAFPVALLIIYGLDITFQQNLATDKANKLLRDLNPVESKAILHASIAGVFLFISGIISGNISNNSRFYQIPQRIIKNPYLNKAFGAKAARSISAFYSKNWAGVVSNFWFGVFLGATAPIGNFLGLDLDIRHITFAAGNLALAIYGKGFDIDMGTFWISFITVFLIGFFNFIVSFGLSMSLAFRSRKVKFGEVRLIYREIFNTFVKNPAKFFIPLPSGVNTNAEKMVVELEKEGKN; encoded by the coding sequence ATGAATATATTTAGTAATCGTCCTATAGAATCATTAGAATCTCTCATTACAAAGTATTTTAAATTTCAGAACGAGACCTCTGCACTAGAACCTTTGTCTGAAATATTCGAAGCTACTAAAAAGGAAGGCTTTAGCCATTTATTAAATATACTCACCGAAAATGAAGATTTAAAAAATAATTTCGCTCATTATCTAAAAAATATTTTCCGAGGAAGACGAATGGTTCTTGCTCTTACGGAAGCTAATATTTTATCCGAAAACTCTTTCTTTGCAGAATTTAAAAAGAGAGTAATTGCTAAAGTACTCCCAGCAGTAGAAGATGAAGACACGGTCTCTTTCGTTATAGAAAAAATATTACTTAGTTCTAAACAGAATTTTGATTTTCTACTTAACCTCTCAGAAGAAGAAAAGAATACTTTTCTACAAATTATGGGATTTGAGAGTCTTTTTGCACAAAAGGTCGTTCAAGAAGATTTATTTTTATCCGTCAATATTTTAGCTTGGAGAGCCATAGGAAATGCTCTAGATGTAGAAGTGGTTAAAATGGCTCCTGAATATAAAAATTTCGACAATCCTTTTATTGCCCTACAAAATGAAATTGATTGTCTTTTAGAGCTATTCCAAGAAGACCCAAAAGTCCAAATTTCCGCTAAAAACGAACATTATAAACAAGCTAAAGTTTATCTCAGCCAATGTTTAGAATTTATTAAAATAGCATTTAAAAACACCTCTAAATATGGGTTGTCTAGTAAGACCAACCAGTCTTTAATGAAAATTAGACAACAGTTAGTAAGAATTTCTGAAATATTACCGCTATTAGTTACAGAGGAAAAAACCACTCATCTTGAGCAATCTAGAACCTTAGTAGAAAACATTCTAAGGTATAAATCTCACAGAAACAATTTCAGTGAACTATTTGCGGATAGTACCTTACAGCTTTCTCACCTTATTACTACTCATACCGCACAGGCAGGAACTCATTATATTGCGTTCAATTATAAGCAGTACATGGATATGTTTAAAAAAGCTGCTGGAGGTGGTATCATCGTAGGGTTTTTATGTGTTCTCAAAATGCTTTACAGCTATAGTAATGGTAGTGAATTTACCCACGCATTTTTGTACTCGTTCAACTATGCTATGGGCTTTGTACTCATCTATCTCTTGCACTACACTTTGGCGACTAAACAACCTGCTATGACAGCAGCTACTATGGCGAAAGTATTATCCGAAGATAAAAATACTTTTAAAAACTATACTGATTTTGCAGATTTAGTATCAAAATTATTTAGAACGCAATTTATTGCATTTGTGGGTAATGTATTACTTGCATTCCCTGTGGCTCTACTCATTATCTATGGATTGGATATTACCTTCCAACAAAACCTTGCCACAGATAAAGCTAATAAACTTTTAAGAGACTTGAATCCAGTAGAGTCCAAGGCTATTCTACACGCTAGTATAGCTGGTGTATTTCTATTTATTTCAGGGATTATATCTGGAAATATCAGCAATAACTCTAGGTTTTACCAAATTCCTCAACGAATTATTAAAAATCCATACCTTAACAAAGCCTTTGGAGCTAAGGCAGCAAGAAGCATTTCTGCATTTTACTCTAAAAATTGGGCTGGTGTTGTTTCTAACTTTTGGTTTGGAGTATTCTTAGGTGCTACAGCTCCTATTGGTAACTTTTTAGGGTTAGATTTGGATATTAGACACATTACCTTTGCCGCTGGTAACTTAGCTTTAGCCATATACGGAAAAGGGTTCGATATTGATATGGGAACTTTTTGGATTAGTTTCATCACGGTATTCCTAATCGGATTTTTTAACTTCATTGTAAGCTTTGGGTTGTCAATGTCGTTAGCGTTCCGTTCTAGGAAAGTTAAATTTGGAGAAGTAAGGCTAATCTATAGAGAAATTTTTAACACCTTTGTCAAAAATCCAGCTAAATTTTTCATTCCATTACCTTCTGGTGTAAATACCAATGCTGAAAAAATGGTAGTAGAACTAGAAAAAGAGGGGAAAAACTAA
- a CDS encoding bestrophin family protein, producing the protein MIKTEKQGLLQLFKIASPYLIYTTLYAIFVLGLEELFGDHIYKISGQIGSVFGLAIAFFLGFRMNSAYDRWWEARKIFGELTNNSRSFVAKIYAYYSNDENINLGALEKNAKIYDLIQLTIAYIRQFKNEIHNNPKPIFDEKSKVLLEKYNINEEHKISNELLVSISKEIEEDFKNTANIEKSDLMQHINRFYDIQGKAERIKNTPFLMINSLSLRLV; encoded by the coding sequence ATGATTAAAACAGAAAAACAAGGATTATTACAACTATTTAAAATAGCATCACCATATCTTATTTACACAACGCTGTACGCCATATTTGTGCTAGGTTTAGAAGAGCTTTTTGGGGACCATATTTATAAAATATCGGGGCAAATAGGCTCTGTATTTGGTCTTGCAATTGCATTTTTCTTGGGATTTAGAATGAATTCTGCATACGACCGCTGGTGGGAAGCGAGAAAGATATTTGGCGAACTTACCAATAATTCTAGGAGCTTTGTAGCTAAAATCTATGCTTATTACAGTAATGATGAAAATATCAACTTAGGCGCTCTAGAAAAAAATGCTAAAATCTATGATCTTATTCAATTGACTATCGCTTATATACGACAGTTTAAAAATGAAATTCATAATAATCCTAAACCTATCTTTGACGAAAAATCAAAGGTGTTACTAGAGAAGTATAACATTAACGAGGAACATAAAATTTCTAATGAATTGTTGGTGAGTATTTCTAAAGAGATAGAAGAAGACTTTAAGAATACAGCAAACATTGAAAAAAGCGATTTGATGCAGCATATCAATCGTTTTTATGATATACAAGGTAAGGCAGAAAGGATAAAAAATACACCTTTTTTAATGATTAATAGTCTCTCACTAAGATTAGTATGA
- a CDS encoding YncE family protein, which translates to MNIIDKYIDELEKVTKTEIKEFFVEAEESDVISNENFSELGSNFQPLGMQVFGDTLYVSDRSSHNTYLFNAKSYKYLTTIKGSNGEPAWNSRDVYVSDSLLFIPAADNTSQISVFNRKTLKPLIKLGNGNWWQDITHPNAIAADENYVYVRHMQSNIRVFSRQSIEEGIAKGIPHVRPSFNIPFSPEAFRNTDQDMCILEDKLYFMNNSKESPGINVFIRNNNSNSYENKYITFEGKKVIPHAITYSDKYVVISVSGDFNGIIGYDKSSFSASLNLNTPLFEIQFPDFVGKNLKAEPNIKFLAMHGETLFIQQNQRIIPLKLRGRLYNVISK; encoded by the coding sequence GTGAATATAATAGATAAATATATAGATGAATTAGAGAAAGTTACAAAAACCGAAATAAAGGAATTCTTTGTGGAGGCAGAAGAAAGTGATGTTATTAGTAATGAAAATTTTAGTGAATTAGGTTCTAATTTTCAACCTTTGGGAATGCAGGTTTTTGGAGATACTTTATATGTTAGTGATAGAAGTTCGCATAATACTTATCTGTTTAATGCTAAATCATATAAATACCTAACCACCATAAAAGGGAGTAATGGAGAACCTGCTTGGAATTCAAGGGATGTATATGTATCGGACTCTCTATTGTTTATACCTGCAGCGGATAATACTAGCCAAATTTCTGTTTTTAATAGGAAAACGCTTAAACCTTTAATTAAGTTAGGTAATGGGAATTGGTGGCAAGATATTACCCATCCTAATGCTATCGCTGCTGATGAGAATTATGTTTATGTTAGGCATATGCAGTCTAACATACGGGTTTTTTCTCGTCAGAGTATAGAAGAGGGAATAGCTAAGGGAATTCCACATGTAAGACCTAGTTTTAATATTCCTTTTTCCCCAGAGGCTTTTCGAAATACAGATCAGGATATGTGCATACTGGAAGACAAATTATATTTTATGAATAATAGTAAGGAAAGTCCTGGAATTAATGTTTTTATTAGAAATAATAATTCTAATAGCTATGAAAATAAATATATTACCTTTGAAGGTAAAAAAGTTATTCCTCATGCAATTACCTATTCGGATAAATACGTTGTAATCTCTGTAAGTGGAGATTTTAATGGAATCATAGGTTATGATAAATCCTCGTTTTCTGCTTCTCTAAATTTAAATACTCCTTTATTTGAGATTCAATTCCCAGATTTTGTTGGAAAAAATTTAAAGGCAGAACCAAACATAAAATTTTTAGCCATGCACGGTGAGACATTGTTTATACAACAAAACCAAAGAATTATCCCTCTTAAATTAAGAGGAAGATTATATAATGTTATTAGTAAGTAG